The Chthoniobacterales bacterium genome includes a window with the following:
- a CDS encoding nitroreductase family protein: MPEPRFVPAPGIGPRSDEELLRRAREFYEAMDRRRTIREYSDRPVPREVIEYCLRAAGTAPSGANLQPWHFVAVSDPALKREIRVAAEREEKEFYEQRAPKAWLEALAPLGTDSSKPFLEIAPWLIAVFAQPFRILADGSRTPTYYAIESVGIATGILVTAVHSCGLVALTHTPSPMGFLNKILGRPSHEKPFVLLVVGRPAEDARVPDISRKELDEISTFR, encoded by the coding sequence ATGCCAGAACCCCGGTTTGTCCCGGCGCCCGGGATCGGTCCTCGATCGGACGAAGAATTGCTTCGGCGCGCCCGCGAGTTTTATGAAGCGATGGATCGCCGGCGGACGATTCGCGAGTATTCCGACCGGCCCGTGCCACGTGAGGTGATCGAATATTGTTTGCGTGCCGCAGGCACCGCGCCGAGCGGAGCGAACTTGCAGCCGTGGCATTTCGTGGCGGTGAGCGATCCGGCGCTCAAGCGGGAGATACGCGTCGCGGCCGAAAGGGAAGAAAAAGAGTTTTACGAACAGCGCGCGCCGAAAGCATGGCTGGAAGCGCTGGCCCCGCTCGGCACCGATTCGAGTAAACCATTTCTGGAAATTGCGCCGTGGCTCATCGCGGTGTTCGCGCAGCCGTTTCGCATCCTGGCCGATGGAAGTCGCACGCCAACGTATTACGCGATCGAGTCAGTCGGGATTGCGACGGGTATTCTGGTAACCGCAGTGCACTCGTGCGGTTTGGTGGCGTTAACTCACACTCCGAGCCCGATGGGATTCCTGAACAAGATCCTTGGGCGCCCTTCGCACGAAAAACCGTTTGTTCTTTTGGTCGTCGGCCGTCCCGCGGAAGATGCGCGCGTGCCGGACATAAGCCGCAAGGAGCTAGACGAAATCAGCACCTTTCGATGA
- the msrB gene encoding peptide-methionine (R)-S-oxide reductase MsrB translates to MNRLTIRSLILLAVIALGALYIARQPHAQGTEKVAVKNMEPLKPTAQDLAPVPKVEKSDAEWKKQLTPEQYAILRGHSTERSCSSVLLTEHRRGVFHCVGCNAPLFASDAKFESGTGWPSFTGPFIPGIITTVKDRSFGMDRDEILCSRCGAHLGHVFDDGPAPTGLRYCLNGLALKFEERP, encoded by the coding sequence ATGAATCGCCTCACCATCCGATCTCTTATTCTCCTCGCCGTAATCGCGCTTGGCGCTCTTTATATAGCGCGGCAACCGCATGCCCAGGGAACCGAAAAAGTTGCCGTCAAAAATATGGAACCATTGAAGCCCACCGCCCAGGATCTGGCGCCCGTCCCGAAAGTGGAGAAATCGGACGCCGAATGGAAAAAGCAGCTCACGCCGGAGCAATATGCGATTCTCCGCGGCCACTCGACCGAGCGCTCCTGTTCTTCCGTCCTGCTCACCGAACATCGCCGCGGCGTGTTCCATTGCGTCGGGTGCAACGCACCTTTGTTCGCGAGTGACGCGAAGTTTGAATCCGGCACCGGCTGGCCCAGCTTCACTGGGCCGTTCATCCCGGGAATCATCACGACCGTGAAAGATCGCAGCTTCGGGATGGATCGGGACGAGATTCTCTGTTCGCGTTGCGGCGCCCACCTCGGCCACGTCTTCGATGACGGCCCCGCTCCAACCGGATTACGATACTGCCTGAACGGGCTGGCCCTCAAATTCGAGGAACGCCCGTAG